In Methylococcus geothermalis, one genomic interval encodes:
- a CDS encoding MBOAT family O-acyltransferase, giving the protein MLFNSYEFLFLYLPAVLAGFHGLVRYRRDFAIAWLGLASLFFYGWWNPAYVLLLLASIGFNFLAGRRISLMPERSGARKGLLAGAIAADLALLGYYKYANFFVRAVNDLAGTHWGLEEIVLPLGISFFTFTQIAFLVDAYRGRAREYRFAPYLLFVTYFPHLIAGPILHHGEMMPQFSKDQGGRIADDFAAGFTLFLFGLFKKTVLADGIAPHAQQLFTAAQSQPPMFLESWIGALAYTFQLYFDFSGYSDMAIGLSLLFGIRLPINFDSPYKAADIADFWRRWHMTLSRFLRDYLYIPLGGNRCPAWRHSLNLFLTMLLGGFWHGANWTYLAWGALHGAYLVINHDWRVLRVRLGFGADPVSRPARWAGRLLTFLAVVFGWVLFRADSLATAGNILRGMLGLNGLALPAGLKHGPLGERLAAEGWTFSESPLLHGAGPALWIAALLLVSMGMPNTNEIFARFRPSLNMARGVPPEARFWQWRPAPAWALLSVVVGVAAVCSISELSEFIYFQF; this is encoded by the coding sequence ATGCTGTTCAATTCCTACGAATTCCTGTTTCTCTACCTGCCGGCCGTACTCGCCGGGTTCCACGGCCTGGTACGCTATCGCCGGGATTTCGCGATCGCCTGGCTGGGGCTGGCCTCGCTGTTCTTTTACGGCTGGTGGAATCCAGCTTACGTCCTGTTGTTGCTGGCCTCGATCGGCTTCAATTTCCTCGCCGGCCGCCGGATCAGCCTGATGCCCGAGCGATCAGGGGCGCGAAAGGGGCTGCTGGCCGGCGCCATCGCCGCCGATCTCGCCCTGCTGGGCTACTATAAATACGCCAACTTCTTCGTCCGAGCTGTGAACGATCTCGCCGGTACGCACTGGGGTCTCGAGGAGATCGTGCTGCCGCTGGGCATCTCCTTCTTCACCTTCACCCAGATCGCCTTCCTGGTCGATGCCTACCGCGGCCGGGCGCGGGAATACCGCTTCGCTCCCTACCTCCTGTTCGTTACCTATTTCCCCCATCTGATCGCCGGTCCCATCCTGCATCACGGCGAGATGATGCCGCAATTTTCCAAGGATCAGGGGGGGCGGATCGCCGACGATTTCGCCGCGGGGTTCACGCTGTTCCTGTTCGGCTTGTTCAAGAAGACCGTGCTGGCCGACGGTATCGCGCCCCATGCCCAGCAATTGTTCACGGCGGCGCAGAGCCAGCCGCCGATGTTCCTGGAAAGCTGGATCGGCGCCCTCGCCTATACCTTCCAGCTCTATTTCGACTTTTCCGGCTATTCCGACATGGCGATCGGCCTGTCGCTGCTGTTCGGCATCCGTCTGCCGATCAACTTCGATTCGCCCTACAAGGCGGCGGACATCGCCGATTTCTGGCGGCGCTGGCACATGACGCTGTCCCGCTTCCTGCGCGACTACCTCTACATTCCCCTGGGCGGCAACCGCTGCCCGGCTTGGCGCCACAGCCTGAATCTGTTTCTCACCATGTTGCTGGGCGGGTTTTGGCACGGTGCCAACTGGACCTATCTGGCCTGGGGGGCGTTACACGGCGCCTACCTCGTGATCAATCACGACTGGCGTGTTCTGCGGGTCCGGTTGGGATTCGGCGCCGATCCCGTTTCCCGCCCGGCGCGCTGGGCGGGGAGACTCCTCACCTTCCTCGCCGTGGTGTTCGGCTGGGTGCTGTTCCGCGCCGACAGCCTGGCGACCGCCGGGAACATCCTGCGCGGCATGTTGGGGCTGAACGGGCTGGCGTTGCCGGCGGGACTGAAACACGGCCCGCTGGGTGAGCGTCTGGCGGCGGAGGGCTGGACTTTCAGCGAGTCCCCCTTGCTGCACGGCGCCGGCCCGGCGCTGTGGATCGCCGCCTTACTGCTGGTCTCCATGGGCATGCCCAACACCAACGAAATCTTCGCCCGGTTCCGGCCCAGCCTGAACATGGCGAGGGGCGTCCCTCCCGAAGCGCGGTTCTGGCAATGGCGGCCGGCGCCGGCCTGGGCGCTCCTGAGCGTCGTCGTCGGTGTCGCCGCGGTGTGCTCGATTTCCGAGCTGAGCGAATTCATCTACTTCCAGTTCTGA
- the xth gene encoding exodeoxyribonuclease III — translation MRVRLPQVLDWLESAQPDLLAIQETKLTDDAFPVDELRTAGYHAVYSGQKTYNGVAVLSKAPVEGVLTDPPNLDDPQRRILAVTAGPLRVINLYVPNGSEVGSDKYAYKLDWLAKIRDFIESELKTHPHTVVLGDFNIAPEDRDVHDPEAWREKILCSTPERDAFRALTGLGLSDLFRRFEQPDASFSWWDYRAAGFRRNQGLRIDHILASPQLAERCTACTIDKAPRKLERPSDHAPVVAEFDDF, via the coding sequence TTGCGGGTCCGACTGCCGCAGGTGCTCGACTGGCTCGAATCGGCGCAGCCGGACCTCCTGGCCATCCAGGAAACCAAGCTGACGGATGACGCGTTTCCGGTCGACGAACTGCGCACAGCGGGCTACCACGCCGTCTACAGCGGCCAGAAGACCTACAACGGCGTGGCTGTACTCAGCAAGGCGCCGGTCGAGGGTGTGCTGACCGATCCGCCCAACCTGGACGATCCGCAGCGCCGCATTCTGGCGGTGACCGCAGGGCCCTTGCGCGTCATCAACCTGTACGTGCCCAACGGCAGCGAAGTCGGCTCGGACAAATACGCCTACAAGCTCGACTGGCTGGCGAAGATCCGCGACTTCATCGAAAGCGAACTGAAGACGCATCCTCACACCGTGGTGCTGGGCGACTTCAACATCGCGCCGGAAGACCGCGACGTGCACGATCCCGAAGCCTGGCGCGAAAAGATCCTGTGCAGCACGCCCGAACGAGACGCCTTCCGCGCCTTGACAGGCCTGGGCCTGTCCGATCTGTTCCGCCGCTTCGAGCAGCCAGACGCCAGCTTCTCCTGGTGGGACTACCGCGCCGCCGGCTTCCGCCGCAACCAGGGGCTTCGGATCGACCATATCCTCGCCTCCCCGCAGCTCGCCGAACGCTGCACCGCCTGCACCATCGACAAGGCGCCGCGTAAGCTCGAGCGTCCCTCGGACCACGCGCCGGTCGTCGCCGAATTCGACGACTTTTGA
- the minD gene encoding septum site-determining protein MinD — translation MARIIVVTSGKGGVGKTTTSAAFATGLALKGFRTAVIDFDVGLRNLDLIMGCERRVVYDFVNVINQEASLNQALIRDKRCDNLFILPASQTRDKESLTKEGVERVLNELGETFDYIVCDSPAGIERGATLAMYFADDAIVVTNPEVSSVRDSDRMLGILASKSRRAEAGEEPIKEYLLLTRYSPQRAKIGEMLSVDDVQEILSLHLLGVIPDSRAVLNASNAGSPVILDEKSDAGQAYDDAVRRYLGEDVPHRFITAEKKGFISRLFRG, via the coding sequence TTGGCCAGAATCATCGTTGTCACTTCGGGAAAGGGCGGGGTCGGGAAAACCACGACCAGCGCAGCCTTCGCGACGGGGCTTGCGCTCAAGGGTTTTCGCACCGCAGTGATCGATTTCGACGTAGGCTTGCGCAATCTGGATCTCATCATGGGTTGTGAACGCCGGGTGGTTTACGATTTCGTCAACGTCATCAACCAGGAAGCCAGTCTCAACCAGGCCCTCATCCGGGACAAGCGCTGCGACAACCTGTTCATCCTTCCCGCCTCCCAAACTCGGGACAAGGAAAGCCTGACGAAAGAAGGCGTCGAGCGGGTGCTCAACGAGCTCGGCGAAACCTTCGACTACATCGTATGCGACTCCCCCGCCGGCATCGAGCGTGGCGCCACCCTGGCCATGTACTTCGCGGACGATGCCATCGTCGTCACCAACCCCGAGGTCTCCTCCGTGCGCGACTCGGACCGCATGCTGGGCATCCTCGCCTCCAAATCGAGGCGGGCCGAAGCCGGCGAGGAGCCGATCAAGGAGTACCTGCTGCTCACCCGCTATTCGCCCCAGCGCGCCAAGATCGGCGAAATGCTCAGCGTGGATGACGTTCAGGAGATCCTGTCCCTGCACCTTCTGGGTGTGATCCCGGACTCCCGCGCCGTGCTCAATGCCTCCAACGCGGGCTCGCCGGTGATCCTGGATGAAAAAAGCGATGCGGGACAGGCGTATGATGACGCCGTACGCCGTTATCTGGGCGAGGACGTCCCGCACCGGTTCATCACGGCGGAAAAGAAAGGCTTCATCAGCCGGCTTTTCAGAGGTTAA
- the minE gene encoding cell division topological specificity factor MinE, whose translation MGLLDYFRGSRTDSAAVAKERLQILVAHERAERNKPDYLPMLQKELLEVIRKYVNVGQDAITVTMEKDDNREVLELNVVLPDTIEPRPKRKRG comes from the coding sequence ATGGGACTTCTGGATTATTTTCGCGGTTCTAGAACCGACAGCGCAGCGGTCGCCAAGGAGCGGCTGCAGATCCTCGTCGCCCATGAACGGGCCGAGCGGAACAAGCCCGACTATCTGCCCATGCTGCAGAAGGAACTGCTCGAAGTCATACGCAAATACGTCAACGTCGGCCAGGACGCCATCACGGTCACCATGGAAAAGGACGACAACCGGGAAGTGCTCGAACTCAACGTCGTCCTTCCGGACACCATCGAACCCCGTCCGAAGCGGAAGCGCGGCTAA
- the mutM gene encoding bifunctional DNA-formamidopyrimidine glycosylase/DNA-(apurinic or apyrimidinic site) lyase, whose protein sequence is MPELPEVETTRRGIAPHITGRRIVDVRVREPRLRWPVPPDLSATLAACAVLGVRRRGKYLLLDFEGGTLIAHLGMSGSFRICEPNLPPRRHDHVDLVFEGGICLRYHDPRRFGCLLWTAEPPAQHPLLAELGPEPLEGGFDGAHLHRLAAGRNTAVKSFIMDSHVVVGVGNIYANEALFLAGIHPGRAAGKIGLARYRNLAGRISEVLAASIEQGGTTLRDFVNESGAPGYFKQVLRVYDRGGEPCLACGVPIRCIRLGQRATYYCPGCQH, encoded by the coding sequence ATGCCCGAACTTCCCGAAGTCGAAACCACCCGCCGCGGCATCGCCCCGCACATCACCGGGCGGCGAATCGTCGATGTGAGGGTGAGGGAGCCGCGGCTACGCTGGCCGGTTCCCCCTGATTTGTCGGCGACGCTGGCCGCCTGCGCGGTGCTCGGCGTCCGCCGCCGCGGCAAATACCTGTTGCTCGATTTCGAGGGCGGCACATTGATCGCCCATCTCGGCATGTCGGGGAGTTTCCGTATCTGCGAGCCGAACCTCCCGCCGCGCAGGCACGATCATGTCGATCTGGTGTTCGAAGGCGGCATCTGCCTGCGCTACCACGATCCGCGGCGCTTCGGCTGTTTGCTGTGGACTGCAGAACCGCCGGCGCAGCACCCCTTATTGGCCGAACTCGGTCCTGAACCATTGGAGGGCGGATTCGACGGCGCACACTTGCACCGCCTCGCCGCGGGACGGAATACGGCGGTCAAATCCTTCATCATGGACAGCCATGTCGTGGTCGGTGTAGGCAATATCTACGCCAACGAAGCCTTATTCCTCGCCGGCATCCACCCCGGGCGCGCCGCCGGAAAGATCGGCCTCGCACGCTACCGGAACCTGGCGGGCCGCATTTCCGAGGTTCTGGCCGCGTCCATCGAACAGGGCGGCACGACCTTGCGGGACTTCGTCAACGAATCCGGCGCGCCGGGCTATTTCAAGCAGGTCCTGCGGGTCTATGACCGGGGCGGCGAGCCCTGCCTGGCTTGCGGGGTGCCGATTCGATGCATTCGGCTGGGGCAGCGGGCGACTTATTACTGCCCGGGCTGCCAGCATTGA
- a CDS encoding isocitrate/isopropylmalate dehydrogenase family protein, with product MHKITLIPGDGIGPSIVDAAVKVIEATGVQVQWDVQSAGMAAVEKFGNPLPDATLDSIRANRICFKGPLTTPVGGGYRSVNVTLRQAFNLYANVRPAISFEGTDTAFSDVNLVTVRENTEGLYAGIEHFIKVDEEKIAAESIAVVTRKGSERIIRYAFDYARRARRKKVTLVHKANILKCTSGLFLEIGREIAKGYPDIEFDDRIVDACSMQMVMQPQRFDVLVTTNLFGDILSDLAAGLIGGLGLTAGANIGSDAALFEAVHGSAPDIADKGIANPTAMIMAGAMMLEHIGEPDAARRIERAVREVIKDGRSVTPDLAKTSPCGTAQMAEAIVERVRSA from the coding sequence ATGCACAAGATCACCCTCATCCCCGGCGATGGCATCGGTCCCTCCATCGTCGACGCCGCCGTCAAGGTCATCGAGGCCACCGGCGTCCAGGTCCAGTGGGACGTCCAGTCCGCCGGCATGGCGGCGGTCGAGAAATTCGGCAATCCGCTGCCGGATGCCACGCTGGATTCCATCCGCGCCAACCGCATCTGCTTCAAGGGACCGCTCACCACGCCGGTCGGCGGCGGCTACCGCAGCGTCAACGTCACTCTCCGCCAAGCCTTCAACCTCTACGCCAACGTGCGTCCAGCCATCTCCTTCGAAGGCACCGACACCGCCTTCAGTGACGTCAACCTGGTCACCGTACGCGAGAACACCGAAGGGCTGTATGCCGGCATCGAGCATTTCATCAAGGTCGACGAGGAAAAGATCGCGGCGGAAAGCATCGCGGTCGTCACCCGCAAGGGCTCCGAGCGCATCATCCGTTACGCCTTCGACTACGCCCGCCGCGCCCGACGCAAGAAGGTCACCCTGGTGCACAAGGCCAACATCCTCAAATGCACCTCCGGCCTGTTCCTGGAAATCGGCCGCGAGATCGCCAAGGGCTACCCGGACATCGAGTTCGACGACCGCATCGTCGACGCCTGCTCCATGCAGATGGTCATGCAGCCCCAACGCTTCGACGTCCTGGTCACCACCAATTTGTTCGGCGACATCCTGTCGGACCTGGCGGCCGGCCTGATCGGCGGCCTGGGGCTCACCGCGGGCGCCAACATCGGCAGCGACGCGGCACTGTTCGAAGCCGTGCACGGCAGCGCGCCGGACATCGCCGACAAGGGCATCGCCAATCCCACCGCCATGATCATGGCCGGCGCCATGATGCTGGAACACATCGGCGAACCGGACGCCGCGCGCCGCATCGAACGCGCCGTGCGCGAGGTCATCAAGGACGGCCGCTCGGTCACGCCGGACCTGGCCAAGACCTCGCCCTGCGGCACCGCGCAAATGGCCGAAGCCATCGTCGAGCGGGTGCGCAGCGCCTAA
- a CDS encoding winged helix-turn-helix domain-containing protein produces the protein MHDDLDTTIGKAAGKIWLFLDQNGEASATRLADETGLDRNEVQRAIGWLAREGKLVAEKRGRYEFFRLNAA, from the coding sequence ATGCACGACGACCTCGATACCACCATTGGGAAAGCCGCCGGCAAGATATGGCTTTTCCTCGACCAGAACGGCGAAGCCAGCGCCACCCGCCTCGCCGACGAAACCGGGCTGGACAGGAACGAGGTGCAGCGCGCCATCGGCTGGCTGGCGCGTGAAGGCAAGCTCGTCGCCGAAAAACGCGGCCGCTACGAGTTTTTTCGGCTGAACGCCGCCTAG
- a CDS encoding ABC transporter permease subunit, with the protein MMAFTIAARELRTLFLSPLAWSVLGVIQIILGYMFLAQLDYFLMMQPRMAGMEEMPGVTDLIVAPLFGNAGVILLLVTPLLTMRLISEERRNRTLSLLFTAPVSMTDIILGKYLGVFFFLLIMVGMLALMPLSLLMGGALDVGKLASCVLALVLLLAGFAAVGLYISALSNQPTVAAVATFGALLLLWIIDWTGGAEGDANGVLQYLSLLRHYEALLKGLVSTTDLIYFLLFILTFLVLSVHRLDNDRLQK; encoded by the coding sequence ATGATGGCCTTCACGATCGCAGCGCGCGAGTTGCGCACCCTATTCCTTTCCCCGCTGGCCTGGTCGGTGCTCGGGGTGATCCAGATCATCCTGGGCTACATGTTCCTGGCTCAGCTCGATTACTTCCTGATGATGCAGCCGCGCATGGCCGGCATGGAGGAAATGCCGGGCGTGACCGATCTGATCGTGGCGCCGCTGTTCGGCAATGCCGGCGTCATCCTGCTGCTGGTGACCCCGCTGCTGACCATGCGCCTGATCAGCGAGGAGCGCCGTAACCGGACTCTGAGCCTGTTGTTCACCGCCCCGGTGTCGATGACCGACATCATCCTGGGCAAATACCTCGGCGTGTTCTTCTTCCTGTTGATCATGGTCGGTATGCTGGCCTTGATGCCGCTCTCGCTCTTGATGGGGGGCGCGCTCGATGTCGGCAAGCTGGCCTCGTGCGTCCTGGCGCTGGTGCTGCTGCTGGCGGGCTTCGCCGCGGTGGGCTTGTACATTTCGGCTTTGTCCAACCAGCCGACCGTGGCGGCGGTGGCGACCTTCGGCGCCCTGCTGCTGCTGTGGATCATCGACTGGACCGGCGGCGCGGAGGGCGATGCCAACGGCGTGCTGCAGTATCTGTCCCTGTTGCGGCATTACGAAGCACTGCTGAAAGGTCTGGTTTCGACCACCGACCTGATCTATTTCCTCCTGTTCATCCTGACGTTCCTGGTTCTGAGCGTCCACCGTCTGGATAACGACCGGCTGCAAAAATGA
- a CDS encoding ABC transporter ATP-binding protein: MTSLIQVQELYRYYGDHCAVNNVSFTLEKGEILGFLGPNGAGKSSTMQMICGNLAPTSGQILINGIDILDQPREAKRELGYLPEIPPVYRDLTVDEYLEFCARLHRISRERLRRAVDTAKERCGLTEVGPRLINNLSKGYQQRVGIAQAIVHMPAVIVLDEPTVGLDPIQIREIRELIRELGREHGVILSTHILPEVQESCTHVQIIHKGKLVLNGTIASLEQRMRASSLLVATRDPLDQRQLYGLEGVQSIEDMGHNRYRIFHDKDKDPAVRVAEVVVRAGWGLAELVPERRSMEQIFIDITQTDPQGEEQAA, from the coding sequence ATGACGAGCCTGATTCAAGTTCAAGAACTCTATAGGTATTACGGCGATCATTGCGCCGTAAACAATGTGAGCTTTACGCTGGAAAAAGGCGAAATTCTCGGATTTCTCGGCCCCAACGGCGCCGGCAAGTCCTCGACCATGCAGATGATCTGCGGGAATCTCGCTCCGACCTCCGGCCAGATCCTGATCAACGGAATCGACATCCTCGACCAGCCGCGCGAGGCCAAGCGAGAACTCGGCTATCTTCCGGAGATTCCGCCGGTCTACCGCGATTTGACCGTGGACGAATACCTGGAGTTCTGCGCCCGGCTCCACCGCATCAGCCGGGAACGTCTGCGGCGGGCGGTCGACACCGCCAAGGAGCGTTGCGGCCTGACCGAGGTGGGACCGCGCCTGATCAACAACCTGTCGAAGGGTTACCAGCAGCGCGTCGGCATCGCCCAGGCCATCGTGCACATGCCGGCGGTGATCGTGCTGGACGAGCCCACGGTGGGGCTGGACCCGATCCAGATCCGCGAAATCCGCGAGCTGATCCGGGAACTGGGCCGCGAACACGGGGTGATCCTGTCGACCCACATTCTGCCGGAAGTGCAGGAATCCTGCACCCACGTCCAGATCATCCACAAGGGCAAGCTGGTGCTCAACGGCACGATCGCGAGCCTGGAGCAGCGTATGCGCGCCTCCAGCCTGTTGGTGGCCACCCGCGACCCGCTCGATCAGCGCCAGCTCTATGGCCTGGAAGGCGTGCAATCCATCGAGGATATGGGGCATAACCGCTACCGCATCTTCCACGACAAGGACAAGGACCCGGCGGTGCGGGTCGCCGAAGTCGTGGTCCGCGCCGGCTGGGGATTGGCCGAACTGGTGCCGGAGCGGCGCAGCATGGAGCAGATCTTCATCGACATCACCCAAACCGATCCGCAGGGCGAGGAGCAGGCGGCATGA
- a CDS encoding DUF4340 domain-containing protein: MKSRMLLNLSLLAALAVLGAIAYFEPGKKEPAETPLTRVEIDKVDTLTLQQGDKTIVLTKKDGHWWVSAPFSAPANDFRVRQLLEIAKATSDASYPLKPEELAKFELDKPIASLTVGDAVLVFGGADPINMRRYVRIGDTLHLVRDDFSRHLTAQATDYVDKKLLPEDARIQEIALPEWKARLGQDGKWVFEPPQEGGGTHIGDLLTNWQSARAIDVKHLDKAAEGPKLHIGLTNGESVDFVIVQREPELLLARPDYGLQYEVVGEPARRLLSLNPKPAETKAEEAPQQATPAPEAPAEGSGAEEIEAD, translated from the coding sequence ATGAAATCTCGGATGCTGCTCAATCTTTCGCTGTTGGCCGCCCTGGCCGTGCTCGGCGCCATCGCCTATTTCGAGCCCGGCAAGAAGGAGCCCGCCGAGACGCCGCTGACCCGGGTGGAGATCGACAAGGTCGATACTCTGACCCTGCAGCAGGGCGACAAGACCATCGTCCTGACGAAGAAGGACGGGCATTGGTGGGTGTCGGCGCCGTTTTCCGCACCGGCCAACGACTTCCGGGTTCGGCAGCTGCTGGAGATCGCGAAGGCCACCAGCGACGCCAGCTATCCGCTCAAGCCGGAGGAACTGGCCAAGTTCGAGCTGGACAAGCCCATCGCCAGTCTGACCGTGGGCGACGCGGTGCTGGTCTTCGGCGGCGCCGATCCCATCAACATGCGGCGTTATGTTCGCATCGGGGACACCCTGCACCTGGTGCGCGACGATTTCTCGCGCCATCTGACGGCCCAGGCGACGGACTACGTCGACAAGAAGCTGCTGCCCGAGGACGCGCGCATCCAGGAGATCGCCTTGCCGGAATGGAAAGCGCGGCTGGGGCAGGACGGCAAGTGGGTTTTCGAGCCGCCGCAGGAAGGCGGCGGAACCCACATCGGCGATTTGCTGACGAACTGGCAGTCGGCACGTGCGATCGACGTCAAGCACCTGGACAAGGCGGCCGAAGGGCCAAAACTCCACATCGGGTTGACGAACGGGGAATCGGTGGACTTCGTCATCGTCCAGCGCGAGCCCGAGTTGCTGCTGGCCCGCCCGGATTACGGCCTTCAGTATGAAGTCGTTGGCGAGCCGGCCAGACGCCTGCTCAGCCTGAATCCCAAGCCTGCGGAAACCAAGGCCGAGGAAGCGCCTCAGCAAGCCACGCCGGCTCCCGAGGCTCCGGCGGAAGGCAGCGGGGCCGAGGAAATCGAGGCGGACTGA
- a CDS encoding GldG family protein — protein MKINRKTHMELRLQNLLFTLLFLGVVALVAWLSTRYSAQFDWTAGHRHTLSEASIKVLEMLKEPVRVTAYARETKNLRDQIADQVGRYSRRKKDLTLSFVNPDTQPDKVRELGISVDGELVIEYQGRSEHVQEANETTLTNALQRLARAKDQRIVFLEGHGERSPTERANHDLGQFGDELGRKGFSVSTVNLGVTPKIPDNADVLVIASPNANLLPGEVSLIGEWVKQGGNLLWLMDSDNLKGLAPLARQLGVQVLPGKVVDASTQLFGIDDPTFALVADYPPHAITYGFQTMTLFPSALALDVVQDNHDFEREALLNTLARSWTETGPIEGKIQFDADKGERQGPLHIAYVLTRELKAEAKDADKKEGAEAAKPREQRILVVGDGDFLSNAFLGNGGNLNLGLNMINWLSQNDQFINIPAKTSPDRDLQLTPLASGIIGFGFLIVLPLALIGSGVLIWWRRRQR, from the coding sequence ATGAAGATCAACCGCAAGACTCACATGGAGCTGCGGCTCCAGAACCTGTTGTTCACCCTTCTGTTCCTCGGCGTGGTGGCACTGGTCGCCTGGCTGAGCACCCGCTATTCTGCCCAGTTCGACTGGACCGCCGGGCACCGCCACACCCTGTCGGAAGCCAGCATCAAGGTGCTGGAGATGCTGAAGGAACCGGTGCGGGTGACGGCCTACGCTCGCGAAACCAAGAACCTGCGCGACCAGATCGCCGATCAGGTCGGCCGCTACAGCCGCCGCAAGAAGGACCTGACCCTGAGCTTCGTCAATCCGGATACCCAGCCGGACAAGGTCCGCGAACTGGGTATTTCGGTCGACGGGGAGCTGGTGATCGAATACCAGGGCCGCAGCGAACACGTGCAGGAGGCGAACGAGACCACTCTCACCAACGCCTTGCAGCGCCTGGCCCGGGCCAAGGATCAGCGCATCGTGTTCCTGGAAGGCCACGGCGAGCGCTCCCCCACCGAGCGCGCCAACCACGACCTGGGCCAGTTCGGCGACGAGCTGGGGCGCAAGGGTTTCAGCGTGTCCACGGTGAACCTGGGTGTTACGCCGAAGATTCCCGACAATGCCGATGTCTTGGTGATCGCCAGCCCGAACGCCAACCTGCTGCCGGGCGAGGTGAGCCTGATCGGCGAGTGGGTGAAGCAGGGCGGCAATCTGCTGTGGCTGATGGATTCCGACAACCTCAAGGGCTTGGCGCCCCTGGCGCGGCAGCTCGGCGTGCAGGTGCTGCCGGGGAAGGTGGTGGACGCGTCGACCCAGCTGTTCGGCATCGACGATCCGACGTTCGCCCTGGTCGCCGACTATCCGCCGCATGCGATCACCTACGGCTTCCAGACCATGACCCTGTTCCCTTCCGCGCTGGCGCTGGATGTGGTGCAGGACAATCATGACTTCGAGCGCGAGGCGTTGCTCAACACCCTCGCCCGCTCCTGGACCGAGACCGGCCCCATCGAGGGCAAGATCCAGTTCGATGCCGACAAGGGCGAACGCCAGGGCCCGCTGCACATCGCCTATGTGCTGACCCGCGAGCTCAAGGCCGAGGCGAAGGATGCGGACAAGAAGGAAGGCGCCGAGGCGGCCAAGCCGAGAGAGCAGCGCATCCTGGTGGTCGGCGACGGCGATTTCCTCTCCAATGCCTTCCTCGGCAACGGCGGCAATCTCAATCTCGGCCTCAACATGATCAACTGGCTGAGCCAGAACGACCAATTCATCAACATTCCCGCCAAAACCTCGCCGGACCGCGACCTGCAGCTCACGCCGCTGGCCTCGGGCATCATCGGCTTCGGGTTTTTGATCGTGCTCCCGCTGGCGCTGATCGGCAGCGGCGTGCTGATCTGGTGGCGGCGGCGCCAGCGTTGA